ACTCTTCCGCCGTTCCAACGCCGCCAGGGAAAATAATGATGCCATGCCCGATACGGACAAACGCCTCCAGACGCTTTTCGATGTCTGGCATGATGATCAGTTCATTAACCAGCGGATTCGGCGGTTCGGCAGCAATGATGGACGGTTCGGTCATGCCGATGAAGCGTCCCTCTTTGTAACGCTGCTGTGCGTGGCCGACGGCGGCACCTTTCATTGGGGCTTCCATTGCACCCGGACCGCAGCCCGTACAGATATTCAGCTCACGCAGGCCAAGTTGGCTACCCACCTTGCGGGCATACAGATATTCGATCTCACTAATCGAGTGGCCGCCCCAGCAGACCACCATGTTCGGTTCTTCTCCGACGTGGAGCGCCTTGGCGTTACGCAGGATAGAAAACACCAGATTGGTAATATGAGCGGAATTTTCCAGATTCAGGTTCTGATAGCGACCTGCGCTGGCGATTTGGCCGTTGACGAACAGAATGTCGCGCAAGACGGCGAACAGGTTGGCCTGTAGAGCGCGAATGATGTTGCCATCAACAAAAGCGTCTTCTGGCGGGTTCACCAGTTCCAGTTTGACGCCGCGTTCACGGCGCAGCACGTTGATATCAAAGTCTTCATAACGAGACAGTAGCTCTTTGCTGTTATCTGTCTGGCTACCGGAATTCAGTACGGCGAGGGAACAGTTGCGAAACAAACGGTAGAGGTTGCTGCTGGCCGTGCTTTTCAGCATGTCGACTTCCAACTGCGATAACAAATCCATCGATCCCAATGGGCTGATATGTGTAATCAATTTTGCTCCTTGAAACGCAATATAATCGCGATGCCATGCTAGCTGCTGAGAGCACGATCCGTTGTTGCACGCTCGACGTTTCAGCACCATGGCACGAATGTCATTCATTTAAGACACCACGCGGAACGCGCATGCGTTAAATACCGCGAGCCTAAATGAAACCTACTTGAGCACCGTTCAGACGTTATGGATCTTTTGTTGTCTGGTACACCACCTTAACGCGCTGCCATCATTTTTTCCAATGCTGACGGCAGTCTTAGGACTAACTTGCGCGACGCT
The window above is part of the Pectobacterium araliae genome. Proteins encoded here:
- the ppnN gene encoding nucleotide 5'-monophosphate nucleosidase PpnN gives rise to the protein MITHISPLGSMDLLSQLEVDMLKSTASSNLYRLFRNCSLAVLNSGSQTDNSKELLSRYEDFDINVLRRERGVKLELVNPPEDAFVDGNIIRALQANLFAVLRDILFVNGQIASAGRYQNLNLENSAHITNLVFSILRNAKALHVGEEPNMVVCWGGHSISEIEYLYARKVGSQLGLRELNICTGCGPGAMEAPMKGAAVGHAQQRYKEGRFIGMTEPSIIAAEPPNPLVNELIIMPDIEKRLEAFVRIGHGIIIFPGGVGTAEEFLYLLGIMMNPENSEQVLPIILTGPEESADYFRVLDEFIVGTLGRQARRYYSIIINDAAEVARQMKKAMPLVQESRRHTGDAYSFNWSLRIAPDLQLPFEPSHENMADLNLHPNQPAEELAAALRRAFSGIVAGNVKEVGIQAIEQRGPYKIHGDPQMMKSMDTLLQGFVAQQRMKLPGSAYIPCYEICA